One Lysinibacillus sp. OF-1 DNA segment encodes these proteins:
- the atpB gene encoding F0F1 ATP synthase subunit A has protein sequence MNHEAPLLEVGFLTFNLSTVMMLLVAAIIVFLIAFISTRSLKLKPTGMQNFMEWIMDFVKNIIKSNMDWKTGGRFHVLAITLIMFIAVSNLLGLPFSIVYDHQLWWKSPTADPTVTMTLAAMILVLTQYYGVKMKGTGHYVGTFFKPMSFMFPLKIVEEFANTLTLGLRLYGNIYAGEILLGLLAGLASSGAVGFIGAIVPMMAWQGFSIFIGFIQAFIFTMLTMVYMAHKVSDDH, from the coding sequence ATGAATCATGAAGCTCCGTTACTAGAAGTCGGTTTTTTAACATTTAACTTATCAACAGTTATGATGTTACTAGTTGCAGCAATTATCGTATTTTTAATTGCCTTTATTTCAACTAGAAGCCTAAAGTTAAAACCTACTGGTATGCAAAACTTTATGGAATGGATTATGGATTTCGTTAAGAATATTATTAAAAGCAACATGGACTGGAAAACTGGTGGTCGATTCCACGTTCTAGCCATTACGCTAATTATGTTTATCGCAGTATCTAACTTACTAGGTCTTCCATTCTCTATCGTCTATGATCATCAGCTATGGTGGAAATCACCAACAGCTGACCCTACAGTTACGATGACATTGGCAGCAATGATTTTAGTCTTAACGCAATACTATGGTGTTAAAATGAAGGGTACAGGTCATTATGTTGGTACATTCTTCAAACCAATGTCATTCATGTTTCCGCTGAAAATAGTAGAAGAATTTGCAAACACATTAACATTAGGTTTACGTCTTTACGGTAACATTTACGCGGGTGAGATTTTACTTGGCTTACTTGCAGGTTTAGCATCATCAGGTGCTGTGGGATTCATCGGGGCAATCGTTCCTATGATGGCATGGCAAGGTTTCTCAATTTTCATCGGCTTTATCCAAGCCTTTATCTTCACAATGTTAACAATGGTTTACATGGCTCATAAAGTGAGCGATGACCATTAA